The following are from one region of the Geoalkalibacter subterraneus genome:
- the nadA gene encoding quinolinate synthase NadA: protein MNQEEIKQEIKRLARERNALILAHNYQRDEVQEIADTTGDSLGLSMEAARTDREVIVFCGVHFMAESAAILAPDKIVLLPRADAGCPMADMVTAEGLKDLKAKHPEAVVVTYVNSSAAVKAESDICCTSSNAVNVARSIDADELLLVPDRNLGRYIAKHIDKKCHFWEGYCPTHDRLKVEEVKRALEENPDAVFMAHPECTPEILALAHHICSTSGMYEYARTNPAKNFIVGTEMGILYRLRKENPDKEFILPSVSLICPNMKLTSLEDILHSLQNMSPEITVEPDIRARAKQALDRMLAVPRD, encoded by the coding sequence ATGAACCAGGAAGAAATCAAACAGGAAATCAAGCGTCTTGCGCGCGAGCGCAACGCCCTGATTCTGGCCCATAACTATCAACGTGACGAAGTGCAGGAGATCGCCGACACCACCGGCGACTCGCTCGGTCTGTCCATGGAAGCGGCGCGCACCGACCGCGAAGTGATCGTTTTCTGCGGCGTGCATTTCATGGCCGAAAGCGCAGCGATCCTCGCGCCCGACAAGATCGTGCTGCTTCCCCGCGCCGATGCCGGTTGCCCGATGGCGGACATGGTGACCGCCGAAGGGCTCAAGGATCTTAAAGCGAAGCATCCTGAAGCGGTCGTGGTCACCTACGTCAACTCCAGTGCCGCCGTCAAAGCCGAGAGCGACATCTGCTGCACCAGCTCCAACGCCGTCAACGTGGCACGCTCCATCGACGCCGACGAACTGCTGCTGGTGCCCGACCGCAACCTCGGCCGCTACATTGCCAAGCACATCGACAAGAAGTGCCATTTCTGGGAAGGCTACTGTCCGACCCACGATCGACTCAAGGTAGAGGAGGTCAAGCGCGCCCTGGAGGAAAACCCAGACGCGGTCTTCATGGCTCACCCCGAGTGCACCCCTGAGATCCTTGCGCTGGCCCACCATATCTGCTCGACCAGCGGCATGTATGAATATGCGCGCACCAATCCGGCTAAAAATTTCATCGTCGGCACCGAGATGGGCATTCTCTACCGCCTGCGCAAGGAAAATCCCGACAAGGAATTCATCCTGCCCAGCGTCAGCCTCATCTGCCCCAACATGAAACTGACTTCACTGGAAGACATCCTGCACAGTCTGCAGAATATGAGTCCCGAAATTACCGTCGAGCCCGATATCCGAGCACGGGCCAAGCAGGCTCTCGACCGCATGCTCGCTGTGCCGCGCGACTGA
- a CDS encoding twin-arginine translocase TatA/TatE family subunit, with product MPELLLILGLALIVIGPKKLPDVAKALGRGMAEFKRATEDLKNTINTESQVAETRERLQREGKIKVPGAQAEGKGAAPEESFASKSEEEQVAAAEQAAGEDAGREVRDGKQ from the coding sequence ATGCCGGAATTACTGCTTATTCTCGGTCTGGCGCTTATCGTAATCGGTCCCAAGAAACTGCCCGATGTGGCCAAAGCCCTGGGGCGTGGAATGGCTGAGTTCAAGCGTGCCACGGAGGACCTCAAGAACACCATCAATACCGAGTCCCAGGTAGCTGAAACCCGCGAGCGCCTGCAGCGCGAAGGCAAAATAAAGGTTCCGGGCGCGCAAGCCGAGGGGAAGGGAGCCGCACCTGAAGAGTCTTTTGCTTCTAAATCGGAAGAAGAGCAGGTTGCCGCTGCAGAACAGGCCGCCGGCGAAGATGCCGGCCGGGAGGTTCGTGATGGCAAACAGTGA
- the tatC gene encoding twin-arginine translocase subunit TatC produces MANSESIGEDLPFTAHLEELRKRLMISAGAWLVCFLGSYAFAEKLFGFIADPVRQALPEGHKLVFITATEPFFTYLKVAALAGLLVALPIILWQIWAFVAPGLYSHEKRFAVPFVGASFLCFAAGTYFGFFLVFPQIFKFLIEFGLGGDVEAMLSMGAYLSISAKLLLAFGLVFELPILMFFLGRMGVVDHHWLHRNRKYALLVAFALGAMLTPPDIFSQTALAVPFVILYEASVWIVRFTGKKRREEDEEAAEEDGQADA; encoded by the coding sequence ATGGCAAACAGTGAGTCCATCGGGGAAGACCTGCCGTTTACGGCTCATCTTGAGGAACTGCGCAAGCGTCTGATGATCTCTGCCGGCGCCTGGCTGGTGTGTTTTCTGGGCAGTTACGCTTTTGCCGAAAAGCTCTTCGGCTTTATCGCCGACCCGGTGCGTCAGGCGCTTCCCGAGGGGCACAAGCTGGTCTTTATCACGGCCACCGAGCCGTTTTTCACCTATCTCAAAGTTGCGGCCCTGGCCGGCCTGCTGGTGGCGCTGCCGATTATCCTGTGGCAGATCTGGGCGTTTGTCGCGCCCGGTCTTTATTCCCATGAGAAACGCTTTGCGGTGCCCTTTGTGGGGGCAAGTTTCCTATGTTTCGCCGCCGGCACCTATTTCGGTTTTTTCCTGGTTTTTCCGCAGATCTTCAAGTTTCTCATTGAATTCGGCCTTGGCGGCGATGTGGAGGCGATGCTCTCCATGGGCGCCTACCTGAGCATCTCCGCCAAGCTGCTGCTGGCCTTCGGCCTGGTTTTCGAACTGCCGATCCTGATGTTTTTTCTCGGCCGCATGGGCGTTGTCGACCATCACTGGCTGCACCGCAACCGCAAGTATGCGCTGCTGGTGGCGTTTGCCCTGGGGGCGATGCTGACTCCGCCGGATATTTTTTCCCAGACGGCGCTGGCGGTGCCGTTTGTGATTTTGTACGAGGCCAGCGTGTGGATCGTTCGCTTCACAGGCAAGAAGCGGCGCGAGGAAGATGAGGAGGCGGCCGAAGAAGACGGCCAGGCAGACGCTTGA
- the mfd gene encoding transcription-repair coupling factor yields the protein MDSANETAHISHATSRSLLQQVREGARRIEIQGLTGSCDAFLLAALLRETTEPLYILTPDESSAERLAGDLAFYWEQPEQICLFPQWEVTPFEPLSPHPEVEARRIATLAAMLDGSARAVILPVRAAMQRVIPRTILQDLSLSLKVEDEYERSPLLHRLHELGYQSVPLVEDRGTFAVRGDIIDVFPPTHDMPLRLEFFGDFIERIRPFDPADQRSREEEIKEFTLLPAREMVLAGSHWDRFTRRFKERCDALDLPRPQREQRLEALREGLLAPGSHFLLPLNYEGLDTFFDYAGTGRWTIVEPARLEQESDSFAAETLNGEQRAIDKGEPYGSCRELYLSSSELEAHLSRAPSRLDLVALQVYRLEDERPSLHFDVQGNGDLRAALKAEGGTLPPLVERLRQWRNEGWRVLLVCHQRGQAERLQDLLEPHGASPPFDPDARFGEARKGQALLVLGDLSAGFRLPDERLAVITEEDIFGVRTRRRGRAGAKARAMLSSLAEIKEGDFIVHTDHGVGIYRGLRHLALGDVEGDFMHLEYAGGDKLYLPVDRIEKVQKYVASEGHAPRLDKMGGQGWEKAKLRARAAAEELARELLKIYAQREMASAFSFSPPDRMYREFEAAFPYEETPDQAQAIEEVLADMQNERPMDRIVCGDVGYGKTEVAIRAAFKAVEDGKQAAVLVPTTVLARQHWQTFRERFSDAAVTVEMVSRLRTSADIKKTLERAAEGKVDILIGTHRLLQRDVRFKDLGLLIVDEEQRFGVSHKEKLKKMRAAVDVLTLTATPIPRTLHMSLAGLRDLSVIDTAPVDRLAVRTYVTKFDDDVIAEAIRRELRRGGQVFFVHNRVQSINAMAEFVQTLVPEARVAVGHGQMGEKQLEQVMLDFIEGRANVLVCSTIIENGIDIARANTIIINRADCFGLAQLYQLRGRVGRSKVRAYAYLLIPGEATLTREARERLKVLQDLSDLGSGFRIASHDLELRGAGDLLGGNQSGQIAAIGFEMYSDLLEETIAELKGLEREQKIDPEIKLGLSAFLPEKYMPDPNQRLVFYKKLAAADDEQTLYEVVDELRDRYGELPEPAQVLHEQMKLRVLMKQLKIELAEFTGRRLIFSFHAETPVPPEKILARLDDPERYSFTPDYRLSINLGRMSREDVLQAAKKELKAFL from the coding sequence ATGGATTCAGCCAACGAAACCGCCCATATCTCTCACGCCACCAGTCGCTCTCTGCTGCAACAGGTGCGCGAAGGCGCGCGGCGTATAGAAATCCAGGGGCTGACCGGCTCCTGCGATGCCTTTCTGCTGGCCGCACTGCTGCGCGAAACCACCGAACCCCTCTACATCCTCACGCCAGACGAGAGCAGCGCCGAGCGACTGGCCGGCGATCTTGCCTTTTACTGGGAACAGCCCGAGCAGATCTGTCTCTTTCCGCAGTGGGAAGTCACCCCTTTTGAACCCCTCTCCCCCCATCCCGAAGTGGAAGCACGCCGCATCGCCACCCTGGCCGCCATGCTCGACGGCAGCGCCCGGGCGGTGATTCTGCCGGTCCGCGCCGCCATGCAGCGCGTGATCCCACGTACTATCCTCCAAGATCTGAGCCTGAGTCTGAAGGTTGAGGATGAATACGAGCGCTCCCCCCTTCTGCACCGCCTGCACGAGCTGGGCTACCAATCGGTGCCGCTGGTGGAAGATCGCGGCACTTTCGCTGTACGGGGCGATATCATCGACGTCTTCCCGCCGACCCATGACATGCCCTTGCGGCTGGAATTTTTCGGCGATTTCATCGAGCGCATCCGCCCCTTCGATCCCGCCGACCAGCGCTCGCGCGAGGAAGAGATCAAAGAATTCACCCTGCTGCCGGCACGGGAGATGGTTCTGGCTGGCTCGCACTGGGACCGGTTCACGCGCCGCTTCAAGGAGCGCTGCGATGCCCTCGACCTGCCGCGTCCCCAACGGGAACAACGCCTCGAGGCGCTGCGCGAAGGGCTTCTGGCCCCGGGGAGCCACTTTCTGCTGCCCCTCAACTACGAAGGGCTCGACACTTTTTTCGATTACGCCGGCACCGGGCGCTGGACGATCGTTGAACCGGCCCGCCTTGAACAGGAGTCCGACAGCTTCGCCGCCGAAACACTCAACGGTGAACAGCGGGCGATCGACAAGGGAGAGCCTTACGGCAGCTGCCGGGAACTCTACCTGTCCAGCAGTGAACTGGAAGCGCATCTTTCCCGGGCACCGTCTCGCCTCGACCTGGTGGCGCTGCAGGTCTATCGACTCGAGGACGAGCGCCCCAGCCTTCATTTCGACGTCCAGGGCAATGGCGATCTGCGCGCCGCCCTCAAAGCCGAAGGGGGCACCCTGCCGCCGCTGGTGGAGAGGTTGCGCCAGTGGCGTAATGAGGGCTGGCGCGTCCTGCTGGTCTGTCACCAGCGCGGCCAGGCCGAACGACTGCAGGATCTTCTCGAACCGCACGGCGCATCACCACCTTTTGATCCGGATGCGCGTTTCGGCGAGGCACGCAAGGGGCAGGCGCTGCTGGTGCTTGGGGACCTGTCCGCCGGCTTCCGCCTGCCGGATGAGCGCCTGGCCGTCATTACCGAGGAGGATATCTTCGGAGTCCGGACGCGCCGCCGGGGCCGGGCCGGGGCCAAGGCGCGGGCCATGCTCTCCTCGCTGGCCGAAATCAAGGAAGGCGACTTCATCGTGCACACCGACCACGGCGTCGGCATCTATCGCGGCCTGCGCCATCTTGCCCTGGGAGATGTCGAGGGCGATTTCATGCACCTTGAATATGCCGGCGGCGACAAGCTTTACCTGCCGGTGGATCGCATCGAAAAGGTGCAAAAGTATGTCGCCAGTGAAGGGCACGCGCCGCGTCTCGACAAAATGGGCGGCCAGGGGTGGGAAAAAGCCAAGCTGCGGGCGCGCGCCGCCGCCGAGGAACTGGCGCGGGAGCTGCTCAAGATCTACGCTCAGCGCGAGATGGCCAGCGCTTTCTCCTTCTCGCCGCCGGATCGCATGTATCGCGAATTCGAGGCGGCCTTCCCCTACGAGGAGACCCCCGACCAGGCCCAGGCCATCGAAGAAGTGCTGGCCGACATGCAGAATGAACGCCCCATGGATCGCATCGTGTGCGGCGATGTCGGCTATGGCAAAACCGAGGTCGCCATCCGCGCTGCCTTCAAAGCGGTGGAGGACGGCAAGCAGGCAGCGGTGCTGGTTCCCACAACGGTGCTGGCGCGCCAGCACTGGCAGACCTTTCGCGAACGTTTCTCCGATGCAGCCGTCACTGTTGAAATGGTCTCGCGCCTGCGCACCTCAGCCGACATCAAAAAAACCCTCGAGCGCGCCGCCGAAGGGAAGGTCGATATCCTGATCGGCACCCACCGCCTGCTGCAGCGCGATGTGCGCTTCAAGGATCTGGGTCTGCTCATTGTCGATGAGGAGCAGCGCTTCGGCGTCAGTCACAAGGAAAAACTCAAGAAGATGCGCGCCGCGGTCGACGTGCTGACCCTCACCGCCACCCCCATTCCGCGCACGCTGCACATGAGCCTCGCCGGTTTGCGCGACCTGTCTGTTATCGATACCGCGCCGGTGGACCGGCTGGCGGTGCGTACCTATGTCACCAAGTTCGACGATGATGTGATCGCCGAGGCGATCCGGCGCGAGCTGAGGCGTGGCGGCCAGGTCTTCTTCGTCCACAACCGGGTGCAGTCCATCAACGCCATGGCCGAATTCGTGCAGACCCTGGTCCCCGAAGCGCGGGTGGCGGTCGGACACGGGCAGATGGGGGAAAAACAGCTCGAACAGGTGATGCTCGACTTCATCGAAGGGCGCGCCAATGTGCTGGTGTGCAGCACCATCATCGAAAACGGCATCGACATCGCGCGGGCCAACACCATCATCATCAACCGTGCGGACTGCTTCGGGCTGGCGCAACTCTACCAGCTGCGCGGCCGGGTCGGACGTTCCAAGGTGCGCGCCTACGCCTACCTGCTCATCCCCGGCGAAGCCACCCTCACCCGCGAAGCCCGCGAGCGGCTGAAGGTCCTGCAGGACCTCTCCGACCTGGGGTCAGGCTTCCGTATCGCCAGCCACGACCTGGAGCTGCGTGGTGCAGGCGATCTGCTTGGCGGCAACCAATCCGGCCAGATCGCCGCCATCGGCTTCGAGATGTACAGCGACCTGCTGGAGGAAACCATCGCCGAACTCAAGGGGCTCGAGCGCGAACAGAAGATCGATCCGGAGATCAAACTGGGGCTGTCAGCTTTCCTGCCCGAAAAATACATGCCCGATCCCAACCAGCGTCTGGTATTCTATAAAAAACTGGCGGCCGCCGATGACGAACAGACCCTGTATGAGGTGGTCGATGAACTGCGCGACCGCTACGGGGAGCTGCCGGAGCCGGCCCAGGTGCTGCACGAGCAGATGAAACTGCGCGTGTTGATGAAACAGCTCAAAATCGAGCTGGCCGAATTTACCGGGCGACGCCTTATTTTTTCTTTTCATGCCGAAACTCCGGTCCCGCCGGAGAAGATCCTGGCAAGGCTCGATGACCCTGAACGCTACAGCTTCACTCCCGATTACCGGCTCAGCATCAACCTCGGCCGCATGTCGCGCGAGGATGTGCTGCAGGCGGCAAAAAAAGAATTGAAAGCATTTCTTTAG
- a CDS encoding ABC transporter ATP-binding protein: MPDALEIKGLHKSFDGVEVVRDLSFRIAPGEIFGLLGPNGAGKSTTINMVAGVTRPSAGHIEVFGHDTRSDYRTTRRLTGVMHQEIVTDNFFTIGQALQFHSGYYGVADDPAWRNLLIERLGLGPHLGKPMMKLSGGLKRRFMVAKALIHRPRLLILDEPTAGVDVELRRTLWDFVREINRDGTTVLLTTHYLEEAEAMCARLAIMNHGRLVALERTSDLLACLDGRTVVLHLQRPLDTMPAELTRLGAECRPEHAVLSIPLPKDMTVIELLAKLHRLNLPIVDLEVRRAGLEEIFIELTGMERGGREVKA; encoded by the coding sequence ATGCCAGACGCACTTGAAATCAAAGGGCTGCATAAATCCTTCGACGGCGTCGAGGTGGTGCGCGATCTGTCATTTCGCATCGCGCCCGGAGAGATTTTCGGGCTGCTTGGCCCCAATGGCGCCGGTAAAAGCACGACCATCAATATGGTGGCGGGCGTTACCCGGCCGAGTGCCGGACACATCGAGGTGTTCGGTCACGACACCCGCAGCGATTACCGTACCACCCGGCGCCTGACCGGGGTCATGCATCAGGAGATCGTAACCGACAATTTTTTTACCATCGGCCAGGCGCTTCAGTTTCATTCCGGTTATTACGGGGTCGCCGATGACCCTGCCTGGCGAAACCTGCTGATCGAACGGCTGGGGCTTGGTCCCCACCTGGGAAAGCCGATGATGAAGCTCTCGGGCGGGCTCAAGCGGCGCTTCATGGTGGCTAAGGCTCTGATCCATCGTCCGCGGCTGCTGATTCTCGATGAGCCGACCGCCGGTGTCGATGTCGAGCTGCGGCGTACCCTGTGGGACTTCGTGCGAGAAATAAATCGCGACGGAACCACCGTGCTACTCACCACCCATTACCTGGAAGAAGCCGAAGCGATGTGCGCGCGCCTCGCCATTATGAACCACGGCCGGCTGGTGGCGCTGGAGCGCACCTCGGACCTGCTGGCGTGCCTCGATGGACGCACGGTGGTGCTGCATCTGCAGCGCCCCCTCGACACGATGCCGGCCGAGCTGACCCGCCTTGGCGCCGAGTGCCGCCCTGAGCATGCTGTCCTGAGCATCCCCCTGCCGAAGGACATGACTGTTATCGAGTTGCTGGCCAAGTTGCATCGGCTCAATCTGCCGATTGTCGATCTGGAAGTACGCCGTGCCGGCCTGGAGGAGATTTTCATCGAATTGACTGGAATGGAACGCGGCGGGCGCGAGGTGAAGGCATGA
- a CDS encoding SurA N-terminal domain-containing protein: MTFMTRNMTIYFFWTTVLIFLTAMCGQAEVLNKVAAVVNKDIITTYELEREVASVLAGESAAGRPSPADNDALRQQVLEQLIEQKLVNQRVRELGLEVSEAEVEEAIDDVVRQNNISRDQLRQALTAQNLSYNDYREKLRQQILRFKLIGREVQSKVEVSEREVRDYFRENIDSFRGDPNVSLSYLQFAIPRDSLIGNTQVEEIRERAREALALLRQGEDFYSTIFVYSTDDNVDGGDLGTFTREELRPSFARAIEGLEEGEVTDLIETPEGLFILRVEERHPGPIRRFDTVKGEIREQLLSQEREQRFQEWFRTLKESAHIEIRI, translated from the coding sequence ATGACTTTTATGACACGCAACATGACGATATACTTTTTCTGGACGACCGTACTTATTTTTCTCACCGCCATGTGCGGCCAGGCCGAGGTCCTCAACAAGGTCGCGGCAGTGGTCAACAAGGACATTATCACCACCTACGAACTTGAACGCGAGGTTGCATCGGTTCTTGCGGGAGAGTCCGCCGCCGGACGCCCCTCGCCGGCGGATAACGATGCGTTGCGACAACAGGTTCTGGAGCAGCTGATCGAGCAGAAACTGGTCAACCAGCGGGTTCGCGAGCTGGGGCTGGAAGTCAGTGAAGCCGAGGTGGAAGAGGCGATCGATGATGTCGTCAGACAGAACAACATCAGCCGCGATCAGCTGCGACAGGCTTTGACCGCACAGAACCTGAGCTATAACGATTACCGGGAAAAACTGCGCCAGCAGATCCTGCGCTTCAAGCTCATCGGCCGCGAAGTTCAGAGTAAGGTCGAAGTTTCAGAGCGCGAGGTTCGCGATTATTTCCGTGAGAATATCGACAGCTTTCGCGGCGATCCCAACGTGAGCCTGTCCTACCTGCAATTTGCCATCCCCCGCGACTCCCTGATCGGCAATACCCAGGTGGAGGAGATCCGCGAACGCGCCCGGGAGGCTCTTGCCCTTCTGCGCCAGGGAGAGGATTTCTACTCGACGATTTTCGTCTACAGCACCGATGACAATGTCGACGGCGGGGATCTGGGCACCTTTACCCGGGAAGAACTGCGCCCCTCCTTCGCGCGCGCCATCGAAGGGCTGGAAGAGGGCGAAGTGACCGATCTGATCGAAACACCGGAAGGGCTTTTCATTCTCAGGGTGGAAGAGCGTCATCCCGGGCCGATCCGCCGCTTCGACACGGTGAAGGGCGAAATTCGCGAGCAGCTGTTGTCGCAGGAACGCGAACAACGCTTTCAGGAGTGGTTCCGCACCCTGAAGGAGAGCGCTCACATCGAGATCCGCATCTGA
- the pdxA gene encoding 4-hydroxythreonine-4-phosphate dehydrogenase PdxA, whose translation MAKPLIITMGDPTGVGPEIIVKALLAGSFDGLSHPPVVAGDPRVLQQAAAIFNRQAQIRAASGLADQEICIGERTLAVKTLSHFDPLPVPGRAPEASHGRAMAEYIEWACARCRDGSAVGMVTAPISKAAIRAAGYDFPGHTELLAKRCGVERVVMMLAGARLRVALVTTHLPLRSVPQALSQQEIFSTLRITDSDLTRYFGLKAPRLAVTALNPHAGEGCLFGDEEQRLIEPAIREAQAAGIDARGPFSADTLFHFAVQGRYDAVVCMYHDQALIPLKLLHFDDGVNVTLGLPIVRTSVDHGTAHDIAGTGTASADSLVAAVQMAARMADEGS comes from the coding sequence GTGGCAAAACCTCTGATCATCACCATGGGAGATCCCACCGGGGTCGGCCCTGAAATCATCGTAAAAGCCCTGCTGGCCGGAAGCTTTGATGGGTTGTCTCATCCGCCGGTGGTAGCCGGCGACCCGCGCGTCCTGCAACAGGCCGCTGCAATTTTTAACCGGCAGGCGCAGATCAGAGCCGCCTCCGGGCTTGCGGACCAGGAAATCTGTATCGGCGAGAGAACACTGGCCGTGAAGACCCTGTCTCACTTCGATCCTCTGCCTGTTCCCGGACGGGCGCCCGAAGCTTCCCACGGCCGCGCCATGGCCGAGTATATCGAGTGGGCCTGTGCCCGCTGCCGCGACGGGAGTGCCGTCGGCATGGTGACTGCGCCCATCAGCAAGGCGGCCATCCGCGCGGCTGGTTACGATTTCCCCGGTCACACCGAACTGCTGGCTAAGCGCTGCGGTGTCGAGCGGGTCGTTATGATGCTCGCCGGCGCACGGCTGCGAGTTGCCCTGGTCACCACCCACCTGCCCCTGCGTTCTGTTCCGCAGGCGCTTTCCCAGCAGGAAATTTTCTCGACTCTGCGCATTACCGATTCCGACCTGACGCGCTATTTCGGGCTCAAAGCGCCGCGCCTCGCCGTAACGGCTCTCAATCCCCACGCTGGCGAGGGATGCCTGTTCGGCGATGAAGAGCAGCGCCTGATCGAACCAGCCATCAGAGAGGCGCAGGCGGCCGGCATCGATGCCCGAGGGCCTTTCAGTGCCGACACCCTCTTTCATTTTGCCGTTCAGGGCCGCTACGACGCGGTGGTATGCATGTATCACGACCAGGCCCTGATCCCCTTGAAACTGCTGCACTTCGATGACGGTGTCAACGTGACCCTGGGGCTTCCCATCGTGCGAACGTCCGTCGATCACGGCACCGCCCATGATATTGCCGGAACCGGCACGGCCAGCGCCGACAGCCTGGTCGCAGCCGTGCAGATGGCCGCTCGCATGGCCGACGAGGGATCATGA
- a CDS encoding peptidylprolyl isomerase: protein MFRSLLQMSALVVLIVASGLAGCRNQPESSSPVLLRIDDRAMTLDEFNHRFARTLPLDHTLAQNEKDELRRSFLRQVIDRELALAEAQRRGIRVEEAEVEAALAEMRRDYPDGNFDSMLSRRNLSLEGIREDLAEQLKIDKVLEREVHLKIKVEEQEIADYYATHRDEFVRPLRVRARQILVDNEEQGEEILARLRDGASFIEMAQRFSLSPDGDQGGDLGFFPQGEMPSSFDEVVFDLPPGELSPLISSEYGYHIFRVEEVRPAQNLTLEQAEEEIRARLHRQKEAAARRAWLLELGARSELEVNWPLL, encoded by the coding sequence ATGTTTCGTTCGCTGCTTCAGATGTCGGCGCTGGTTGTGCTGATTGTGGCGAGCGGCCTGGCCGGATGCCGCAACCAGCCCGAATCATCCTCTCCGGTGCTGCTGCGAATCGACGACCGGGCTATGACGCTGGACGAATTCAATCATCGTTTCGCCCGCACACTCCCCCTGGATCACACCCTCGCCCAAAATGAAAAAGATGAGCTGCGGCGCTCCTTCCTGCGTCAGGTCATCGACCGGGAGTTGGCCCTGGCCGAAGCGCAACGCCGTGGAATCCGTGTCGAAGAGGCTGAGGTCGAAGCCGCCCTTGCCGAAATGCGCCGGGACTACCCCGACGGCAATTTCGACAGCATGCTTTCGCGCCGAAACCTCTCCCTTGAGGGGATCCGGGAGGATCTGGCGGAACAGCTGAAAATCGACAAGGTCCTCGAGCGGGAAGTGCATCTCAAAATCAAGGTCGAGGAACAGGAAATCGCCGATTATTATGCCACTCACCGCGATGAGTTCGTACGCCCTCTGCGTGTGCGGGCGCGCCAGATTCTGGTGGACAATGAGGAGCAGGGCGAAGAGATTCTCGCGCGCCTTCGCGACGGCGCCTCCTTTATCGAAATGGCGCAGCGCTTCTCCCTCTCCCCCGATGGGGACCAGGGGGGAGATCTCGGATTTTTTCCGCAGGGGGAAATGCCGAGCTCATTCGATGAAGTTGTGTTCGATTTGCCGCCGGGAGAACTGAGCCCGCTGATCAGCAGTGAATACGGCTATCATATTTTCCGCGTCGAGGAAGTGCGCCCCGCCCAGAATCTGACCCTGGAGCAGGCCGAGGAAGAAATTCGTGCACGCCTGCACCGCCAGAAGGAAGCAGCAGCCCGGCGCGCCTGGCTTCTTGAACTGGGGGCCCGCTCGGAGCTGGAGGTCAACTGGCCGCTGCTCTAA